The genomic segment GTTCAGTTATTTTAAAGATACGGATGAGCGGCTGTTTCTAGCCGAAAGCGAGGATGGCTACAGCTGGCGCGACTTCGCGGGCGGCGAGGCAGTCTTTCAATCGAAGCTTGGCAGCGGGCTAATCCGCGACCCGTTTATTTTGCCGGACCCGAAGCGCGGCCTGTACCATCTCGTTTGGACCGATGGCTGGAGCAGCCGCAGCATTGGCTATGCGCGTTCAGCCGACCTTCTGCACTGGGAAGAGGCGAAGCTGATTCCCGTTATGGAAACGAAGCCGGATACGCAAAACACGTGGGCGCCGGAAATCTTTTTTGATACCGCCGCTCAGGCTTATCGCATCATCTGGTCCTCCACCGTCCGGCCTGGGCCGCGCAACCATCGGATATGGTCGGTGACGACGGCTGATTTCGTGCATTTTTCCGAGGCAAAGCTGTTTTTTGATCCGGGCTACAATGTCATCGACGCGTGTGTCATCGACAGGGAAGACCATTATTTCATGCTGTTCAAGGATGAGCGTGGCGTAAATGAGCCCGGTACCGATTATAAGGCGATCCGCTCGTGCCGCATTGCCAAGGAAGCTGGCGACCGCCCAGCAGTCACTTTCGTTTCAGAGCTGCTGACCGAGCCGCTAACCGAAGGTCCGGCGCTGTATGCTGTAGAGGGTCCGAACGGACGTGAATGGATCATGCTCGTAGATGGCTTTCAAAAGCTTGATTATAACGCTTACCGCTCAAGCGATCTTGTTCGCTGGGAATCAGCAGGAGAGCTCGTGCAGCTTCCTAGTGAAGCACGCCACGGCGCGGTGTTCATTCGGTAGAACTGCCCCGTTCAAGCAAGGGCACGCAATATATCATCGATTTTTTTACTATTGGAAATGACGCCATTATTCATCCAAGTGAGAAAATCAACCTCGTACACACAGCTATTCTGCACAGCGGGAAGGCTGCGCCACTCAGGCTGCTCCAGCAGCCGGCGCTCCTCTCCTTCCGCTTGGCTGTGCCACTTGTCGAACGTTATAAACAGATGGTCGGCTGATAGCAGCGCAAGCTCCTCAAGCGTAACCTTGATCATGCGCGAGCCAACCGTTTTTGAAGGGATAGGACCCAGCTGTACCGCCGGTGACGGGCATAATCCCAAATCTCCATACAAAACCGCAGCAGCAAAGCCTCTGCCTCTGTCAGTATACTGATAAATGCTGTCCGCCGAAATCCGCAGAAAAGCTACCGTTTCCCCCTGCCTGCTTCGCCTTAATGTCTGGCGTGCCGCCTTCGCTTTCTTTTCATACTCAGCAATGACCTGCTCGGCTTGCCCCACTCGTCCAAAATAATCGGCTACTGTTCGCAGCAGCGTCCGCCAGTTTTCGCTTAGCTCGCTGAGCACGCACGTATTCGATATTTGGCGGCATTCTGTATATTGGCTTTGCGCATAACGATCCAGCAGCAAAATAAAGTCTGGAGCGTAGTGGGACAATGCCGAAAAATCGCCACTAAATTCATCAAACGTCGGAATCTGCTCCAGCGCCAAATAATCCTGCTTCCCCCATTTCGCATGAGAGTATTGGGCAACAGGCAGCATCCCCAGCGCTACGATAAAATCCTCCAAATAAGGCGCAACGACCCGAAGCTGCTCGCGATGGCTGCGGCGGTATTGTCCCGGCGAGATGCCAACCAGCTGCTTAAAGCGGCGGTTAAAATAATATTCATTGGAAAATCCGGTATGCAGCGCAATTTCGGATAAGTTGTCCTCGCCCTTGAGCAGCCATTTTTTCGCTTGATCGATGCGGATGCTGTTCAAATAATGAAGCGGCCCTTCGCCGGTTGCCCCTTTAAACAGCCGGGCATATTTCCAGCGCTCAATGCCGGCCATATCGGAAAGCCCTTCTACTGTCAGCACATCCTGATAATGCTCGTGGATATATTGAATGGACAGCGCCAAGCCCTGCTGCTCTGTGGAAGCCTTTTTCTTATTGGCGACGGTGTCCTCCGTATTTTGGCTGAACAGCATAAGCAGCAGCTCCTGAAAACGGACATAACGCGAGAAGCGGCGAAGCTCCCCTGAATCATGGCGGCTGGCATAAAGCTGCTCAACCAGTTCCATCGCCTTGGCAAATGGCGTACAAACAAGCTCATTCTTGTGCGGCAGCAGCCCGCCTGTTACTTGGTCTCCCAAATGCCCTGCTCCAATTGTAAAATCCAGACGATAATAAGCACCGTCCCCGTAGGCTGCTGCCAATTCAATTGACCACATCGAATCTGGATGGATCAAGAAGCATTTTCCGATTCCGAAGTCGAAAGCTTCCCCTTCTATATGAATGAAGCCTGTGCCTCCTGCGGCAAACAGCAGCATGTACGAATTGGCATAATGCCTGACAGGCGGCGCAGAGACTGGCAGTCCCCCCCGTTCAATCGTTTCCAATGTATAAAATGATGCGGGACCCGCGAGTGCAATTGCTGTATCCTGTTGCTTCATTGCTCTAAACCAACTCCATAAATGATAATTATTATCAGTTTATTTAGTTTAAAGCAAATGAAGCGGCCCTTCAACCTCAGTCGAAGAGCCGCTCGATTTTTTTTCGTTTATTTTTACCGCTATTCAACAAGCAGCTTCAGCAGCTCGTCCATTTTTTTGAAATTGGCTGTAATGGCTCCTGTCTGCCAGTAAGAGCGTTCAACCTGATAAACATGGCCGTTTTTCACAGCAGGGACGGACTTCCATAGCGGGCTCGCCAGCATAGCCTTCAAGGCTTTGGCATTATCCTCGTCCTCCCATGTTCCATTGGAAGGAAGCATAATAATATGATCCGCATCCAGCTCCGGAATGACCTCCTGCGATAAGACAACGTTGCCTTCCGTCATCGTTTCCGCGTAGGCCGGCGCCTTCAATCCCAAGTCCTTATACAAAATCTGGCCAACAAACGTATTGTTCATGCCAAAAATATTAATCGACTGGTCGACGACATTCATGCGTAGGACAACCAGCTTCTCGTCGCCTAATGAAGCCTGTACCTTCGTTTTGACTTCGGAAATCCGGCTCTCATAGTCTTTCAGAACCTGCTCCGCCTTACCCGGAATTCCGAGCAGATCGGCAATGACCTTCAGCGTTGTCCGCGTATCTGCCAGTACATCGTCAGGAAGCCGATAAGTTGGCGCTACTTTTGAATAAAGCTCATATGCGGCTGCATCCACTTCGCCTGCGGCAATAATCAGATCGGGCTCCGACACGAGCATCGCCTCAATGCTGCCCGTCACATCGAACAACGGAACCTCCAGCTCCAAATAATCCTGCTTGCCCCACATCGGGTTGTAATATTGCACAATCGGTGTAACGCCCAGCGCAACTAGGTAATCCTCCCGATAAAGCGCCGACACCCGCTTTGGATGAACCGGAATTTCCACCTCGCCGAATTGGTCGGTGACCACTCTCGTCGTCTGCTCCTCGGCTGCCTCCTCATTTTTCCCGGCATTTGCCGCGCTGTCTCCTTGTCCGCCGCTTGCACTTTCAACCGCCGAAGACGGCTGATTCGCAGGCGCCTCCTGCGTATTTGCCGTATTTGCTCCGCAGCCCGCCAGCAGCGCCGACGCTACGAGCAAAGCGACCCAACCTTTTTGATACCCTTTCCAAGCCATGCTCCATCCACTCCTATATAAGATTGCTTATTGCCAAACCCAAATAATGATAATGATTATCAGTATTGAACTAAATTGATTGTAGCGCACCTCGCCCGCGAGCCTCAATGCACATTTTCAACAAACCCGCTTATACAAAATGATCATTTACACCAGCAATCCAAAATGCCAGGCTCTCTGCCAGCGTGGACACCATGGACGGCGAAGGCTGGCGCTGATCGCATTTTGCGTCTGGATGCTTGCAGCAGTATAAAAAAACAACAGCCCGGCAGCGTCCATTCAGGACAGCTGCCGGGCTGTTAATGCTCTATTTTCAACCGCAAATAGTGCGCTTGCTTATTTAAACGTAACGGAGCTTATTATATCGTCCGTCGTTTTTTTCGTTTCATCATCCAAATAAGTCGTAATCAGGTTGAACGCATAGCCTTCCACAATCGCGCTGTAGTAATGCTGCGTAACCGTCATTGCACAAGCGTCAAGACCTCTTTTTCGGCATATTTGACATAACAGCCCCAGAAAAATATATTCTCTAATTCCATACTTTAAAAGCGTAGAAAACACCTCAATATTTCTAACACGAATAAATTATAAATTTATTTTTACTAATGAGAATATTCAATGGATTTCGTATCGTTTCCATACTCGATTACACACCATAAATCTGAATATTCATTCGCTTATGGTAATTAACGATGCTCGCCTAAATTTTCAACTTCAATGCTATCGCTTTGAACTTTATTCCCTTTGAAAACACCTCAACCTCCTTCCGCAGGCGTTCTATTAGGCACACCGTACCCCTGAAATACTAAGCAGAATTTCCGACCTGAGGACGGTCTGTTTCAAATGATCGCTGTTATCTAAGGCAAGCAAAACCAGCACATGATTGAAACATAATCACGATCGTTTAAGACATTGCAACATATTCCTTCTTACTTGGCTCACCTTCTTCAATTCTTTAAAAAGTCAGTAGTGCTACAAAAATTTCTTCAAATATTCCAATAAAATTTCCACTACGTAAATATCTCAATATACAATTAAACAATTAATTTTGGATTTTTTTCCTTTACCAAATAATATAAATATGGTATTGTTTTCTTTAGCCGGTGTAATTTAATCGATTATAATTAAGGAGTTGGGATGAAACAATTAATCTATTGTGAGAATGGAATTTTCAATTATTAAGTAGAATTTTTTGACGATTAATACTATAAACAAAATTAGGAGATTGACTAAATGAAATTTAAATCAATTATTTCTTTTATCGTTCTTATTTCTATGCTAGTAGCATCAAGTTCAGTTTATGCAACAGCTCCAATAGTAAAAGAAAATATTATTCCTTCTCAAACTCAAGAAATTTATTCACAAGAAGGAGAATTAATTGCTCTTAGAACTTTGAGCATGCAGTCTGATACAGAAATAAACAAAGAAGGAACAGCAATCAAACTAACACAAACCATCCAGTATGAATTTTCATCCCCAGAGTTCGAAGCGAAGTATAAGTCGGAATATGAAAACACAAGCTATGTAGAACATTATTTTGTAAATAAAAACAATGAAATCTACCATGATGATGTAAAAATGACTGACGAAGAATTAAAACAGGAGATATCCATAACTCCAAATCCAACAAGCAGTTTGAAGCTGTCCACTCTTTCAAATGATACTAATGGGATTCCAGCTATTTGTCATTACTATGGAGACTATTCTACATATACTATGGCATGCTATGATCGTATGAATTTTGAAAATGCTCCAGGAGGAAATAATATCAAGAAAACATCATCTATTCAAAATGTATATGCTGTGCGTGCGATGAATACAATTGATATTTTCTATGGAGATTATAAAGCATTTCAAGGTGCTAAGGTAGCATTCTCAAGCGCTGCCCTTACTGCGATATTTACGATTGAAACTGTTATACTTGCAATAGCTGCAGGTGGTGGAGCTGCTATTGCAGGAGTAACTGCCATAACATATTACAATATATGTAACGGAGATCTTGAAAAAGCATACGGTTATCTTAAACAAATCTAAATAAATATGCATACAATCCATTTGGATTGTATGCATTTGGAGGTTATATGCTTAACACACTACTAATTATAAACTTAATATTTTGTATATTAATTTTGATTTTATTGTTTTATAGAATGAAAAAATATAAAATGAGTAAATATAACCGCGAAAATATAGGCATAAGTATTATTGGTATGATTTTATCATTTTTTTATCTTATCTATAATAAAGGGAACTATTTAAACCTAATTTTCATTCCTATATTCACTCTATTCTTTGCATTAATAATTTTACATCTAAAAAAAGCATTAAAAAAATAGACTGTATTCCTTATCACCAATAATAGAAAAATTATTTCTCATGAATTCATCTAAACAGTTTATTTTGTCAGTTAATTAAACAGTTTCAAGCATTTAAATCTTTTTATTTCACTCTTTCTTTGAACGCATTTCCTTTCAAAATAAGCCGTAATAACGGTTTGTTTTAAAAGGAAATGCGTTCAATTTTATGCTTTATGCTTTATGCTCTTTGACCATAGAAGGCTTATTTATAATCGCGTTTTCTGAAAAACACCCCTGAGACCCAGCAAACTGTGACGTCTGCTTCATGTTTCATTTCTCTAAAATGGATATAATCGTAGTTAATAGAACTACTTATCATTTCCTGAAAACCCCCATCTAAGAAAACCCTTCCGTTTCTATTTTGAACAAAGCCTACTCCTTTGATGATCTGAATCAAGCCTTCTCCGTCTTAAAATTTGTGGGAGCGTTTCCGTACATATATACGTTTTAAATGTTGACCCAACCTATTTAGAACAGTAGTCCTGTATATTTTAAAGGACCGCTCCTCTTTCCTCTCGATGGAAGTAGGAACAGGCCTTTATGAATTGGCTCCATCTTTCCTAGAGTTCACTTATAAATAACTCTGGCATTTCCAGCAATGAATCTTGCTAACCATCATCAATCTTCCTCCATTTTCCGATATAATGAACAAGAAGCCAACAATCTTTGCTATCACTTCATCAAGGCGCTTCAGAGAGGAGCTTCATATGACTATCGACGTTTTGGAACGGAATAATGTAAAGGTAATGGGTACAGGCAGCAAAACGATTGTTTTTGCTCATGGCTTTGGATGCGATCAGGATATGTGGCGTTATATGGTTCCTAGCTTTGTAGACAACTATCGAATTGTATTGTTTGATTATGTAGGCTCTGGAAAATCGCAAATTCACAATTATGATACCAAAAAATATAATGACCTAGAGGGCTACGCCCAGGATGTGCTGGATGTGATGGAAACGCTGGATTTGCGAGATGCTATTTTCGTCGGCCATTCGGTTAGCAGCATGATTGGCATGCTCGCTTCCATTCATGATGCTAAATATTTCGAGCGCATTGTCATGCTCGGTCCTTCTCCCCGCTATGTGAACGATCTTCCAGATTATTATGGAGGCTTCGACAAACGCGATATAGAAGAATTGCTTTCCATGATGGAAATGAATTTCATTGGCTGGGCCAGCTACTTGGCGCCCATTGTCATGCAAAATAACGAGCGCAAGGAATTAAGCGAGGAATTGGAAAAAAGCTTCTGCTCCAGGGACCCGCATATCGCGAGGCAGTTCGCAGAAGTCACTTTTTTCTCCGATTGCCGTGTCAGCCTTCAGCATGCATCTGTGCCTACACTGATTCTTCAATGCACCGACGATAGTATCGCCCCGGTTGAAGTAGGCGATTACTTGCATGCCCATCTCAAAAACAGCGTCCTTCGGCAGATGACAGCGACCGGGCATTATCCGCATTTAAGTCAGCCTGACGAAACGAGCCAGATGATTAAAGAATATTTAGCCAGTGTTTAATAGGCAAGGTGAAACGGCTTTCGCCGCCCTCTGGCGGCGCGGCGCGTTTCAATCCAAGAAATATAGAGAGAGAAAGCATGGGAAAATCATATCCTTTCCTATATTTTAAAGAAAGGCAGCCCTTATATGGATATTCAATTAGATAAAGCTCCCTGCGGATATTTTTCCATTTCGGTCGCAGGCTTAATTCAATCGGTTAATCAAACTTTACTGGACATGCTGCGCTATGAGCGCGATGAGCTGCTTGGCCAGCATATTCATTCCACCATGTCGGTGACGAACAAAATGTTTTTTCAAACGTATTTTTATCCTTACATTCAATTGTATGGACGCGTCGATGAAATGTACTTTTCTTTTCGGACGAGCAGCCATGAAGATGTGCCTGTATTGCTGAACGGGGTTCGCCAGGAGCGTGACGGGGTCACCTTCATTGACTGCGTTGTGTTAATGATGCGCAAGCGAATCGAGCACGAGAAGGATATTTTACAAACCAAAACAAAGCTTGAAGCGTTGTATCAGGCCACTCATGAAGCCAATAAGAAGCTCGAGCTCCTGCATGAGGAGTACGAGCTTAAACAGCAGGAGCTGCTAGGGATTAACCATCGCCTTGAAACGATGGCCTCCACGGATGCGTTGACCGGGCTTAAAAACCGGCGTTTTTTCCAGGACAGCCTGCTGGCACAGCTTGCCTTGTTCCAAGAAACACAGCAGCCCTTCTCGCTGCTCATTATTGATATCGACCATTTCAAAAAGATTAACGACACCTACGGACATCCCGTCGGCGATCTCGTGCTGACCAATCTGGCCCGTTTGCTGCAAACGATGTCTCGGGAGAAGGACATTGCCGCCCGTTATGGAGGCGAGGAATTCGTCATCATTCTTTCCGGCGCCAATCAGGACAAAGCGATCGTTGCCGCAGAACGATACTGCACGACAACCGCCTCTATGGATTGGGGAGAGCACAGCATTACAGTCAGCATTGGCGCAGCAACCGTTACACCGGGCGACACGGACCAGACGCTGATCCATAAAGCGGATACTGCCCTCTATGCTTCAAAGACGGGCGGAAGAAATCGCATTACTCATGCGGATCATTTAGTAAGCAGCAAGTAGCGGGCAGTAGGCTACATATGTCTCCAAATAAAGAAAGAAGAAGCCATCTGCGCTGGGAGCGCGGGGACGGCTTCTTCTTTTGTTATATTTCACACGAACTGAATGGATGAATTACGAGTAAATGGCCGGCTAAATTGTAAATTGTGCAACAGCCCAACTGTCCGTCTATCAAGCTCTCGCCTCAACCGCCACCCACAGCTCATTACGGTTTTCTTCTGGCGGCAAATAACATTCGATAGCCGGCAATTCGGCGAGCCGGTAGGCTGAGGTAGGCAGCCATTCCGTATACAGCCGCTTCCAAATACCGGCCAGCTCATCTGGTCCGCCCTCCACTTCAAATACCACCCACGAAGATGGCGAAAACTCCCGGCGGACCATCGCTTCAGGAGCCTCTTGCTCCGATTCAATTGCTAAAATGTAGTTCAAAAACTCATTTTGCCCATGCCCTCCGTCCGCACATACGCCAAGTATGCCGCGGATACCGGGTTCGGCTGCGCGGATTTCCCATAGCTTTTCAAACAGTCCAGCCTGTGCTGCCTCAGCCCATAGACGCGGTACCGTCTCAAACACCTCGCTATTGCGCACCTGCTCGGAAAGGCCAACGACGGAAAATGCGCCAAGCTCCTCAATTCGATAATTCATTGCTGCCGCTCCTTTTACTGAAATTTGAAAGGATAGTCGCGGATAGGCCTTCAGCTTTGTACCGGCACTTCTCGCAGCAGTCGGTGTAGTCCCATGCAGCTGCTGAAAAGCACGGGCGAACGCTTCGGGGGAATCGTAACCATATTTGAGCGCCACATCAATGACCTTTATCGTGCTGTTTTGCAGCTCAAACGCTGCCAGACTGAGCCGTCGCCTGCGAATGTATTCCGATAACGAAACCTCCATAATGTAAGGGAACATCCGCTGAAAATGATAGAGCGAACATCCCGCAATATGGGCTGCTTCCGCATAATCAATCTCATCAGCCAAATGATCCTCCATATAGCCAATGGCCGCGTTCATATGTAATACCCAGTCCATAGCCCAGCCCTCCTCTACTCACTACTATACTTAAAGTAACATAAAACAGCCTTGCATTCTCTGCACAAGATTGCAAGGCTTCTCCCTGTAACGTATTATCCCTCTCGTTCCAGCGATGGTCTGCTCACCTCTGCGCTCTTCCCGCCTGCTACGGACTGCCATAACATAAAGCACCCAGCTCCGATAGAAACCAAGAAGAAGAACAAAGCGAGCAGCGGCAGCGGCGACCATTCCAGTATGGCTCCGCCGATCCAAGTTTGCCAGCCTACTTCAAGCAAGCCAAGAATATAGGCAGCTCCCGCCACATGCACCCACTTGCGGCGTTCCTGCGGGCGCAGCCTTGTGCGCTCCGACAGCCATGCAACAAGCGGCACAGCCTGGATCGCATGAAAGCCCAGACCATGAAGCCAGATGATATTCCCATTTCCGCCTGTCATGCGGCTCCCCGTCAAGGAAATCCAAATGCCAGCGGCGAAGGAAAGCAATATCGCCACCACCGCATAGCGGATGGCAAGCACCAGCTCCGGTCTTAGCTTATACGATCTGCTGCGGAAGAAAGCAACGGCCAACACGCAATAAAACACGATTAGCAGCATGGCCACAAGGCCAAAACCGGCTGCCACAGCTATATCAAAAACTGTACCGCCTTCTGCAAAACGCGGATTCATGCCGCGCATATTTTGCACATTTTCAGCGAAATACGAATACACGGAAAGAACCGCATAAGACCAGCGAAAAATCGCCTTGCCTCTCGTACTCATAGCAGATAAAGACAATATTGCCGCTGTCGAAAGCAAAAAAATACCCAATGCCGCATTAAAGGAAGCCGCTTTGCTTACATCCCCCTTTGGCGCAACCTCGCCACCATAGAGCAGCATCCAGACCACGCATACCGCTGCCAGCACAAAACCGAGTATGCCTAGCGACGCTAGCAGGACCTCCCCCTGAAACAGACGAACCTTCTTTGCTGGCTCCTCCCATTGCGGGCCCGCTTCTGCACCTAAATTCCTAATCATAGTATCCCATCCATTCCCTGTTAGCTTCTTGCCTTAACTTTATAGGAATGGACAGGGTAACCGGAACGGACCTTTATCCAGTATTTCACTGAGCGGAAAGCGGATATTGGCTCAGGCTCAAGACGGAGAGATCATTTCCCCAATCATCCCTTTTAACTGATGAATGCCCAAATCGGTATTCGTCATAATAACCGTTCCCGTTCCTGTGTATGGGAAAGCGACTAGCATACATTGAAAGCCTACGCCCCAGCCGAGCGAGGAAATTTCCAGCTCCTGCTTGGAATGGTCTAGAAAAAGACCTAGCCCCGTCCATTCTGTAACGCCTTGAGGGGTAACGAGCTCCTTCGCATAGCTTGCGGACAATCCTATTTCGCTTTGATCTTTAAGACCATTCATTAATTCCACAACTAAAATCGCCAAGTCCGAAGGCGTTGTCCAAAGCCCGGCTGCTGCCGGATAAGGATAAACCGGATATTTCCCTTCCACTGCCTTTCCATGCTTATCGTGTCCACAGCAAACTCCCCCGCT from the Paenibacillus sp. BIHB 4019 genome contains:
- a CDS encoding sensor domain-containing diguanylate cyclase, with protein sequence MDIQLDKAPCGYFSISVAGLIQSVNQTLLDMLRYERDELLGQHIHSTMSVTNKMFFQTYFYPYIQLYGRVDEMYFSFRTSSHEDVPVLLNGVRQERDGVTFIDCVVLMMRKRIEHEKDILQTKTKLEALYQATHEANKKLELLHEEYELKQQELLGINHRLETMASTDALTGLKNRRFFQDSLLAQLALFQETQQPFSLLIIDIDHFKKINDTYGHPVGDLVLTNLARLLQTMSREKDIAARYGGEEFVIILSGANQDKAIVAAERYCTTTASMDWGEHSITVSIGAATVTPGDTDQTLIHKADTALYASKTGGRNRITHADHLVSSK
- a CDS encoding ABC transporter substrate-binding protein, which gives rise to MAWKGYQKGWVALLVASALLAGCGANTANTQEAPANQPSSAVESASGGQGDSAANAGKNEEAAEEQTTRVVTDQFGEVEIPVHPKRVSALYREDYLVALGVTPIVQYYNPMWGKQDYLELEVPLFDVTGSIEAMLVSEPDLIIAAGEVDAAAYELYSKVAPTYRLPDDVLADTRTTLKVIADLLGIPGKAEQVLKDYESRISEVKTKVQASLGDEKLVVLRMNVVDQSINIFGMNNTFVGQILYKDLGLKAPAYAETMTEGNVVLSQEVIPELDADHIIMLPSNGTWEDEDNAKALKAMLASPLWKSVPAVKNGHVYQVERSYWQTGAITANFKKMDELLKLLVE
- a CDS encoding glycoside hydrolase family 43 protein, with the protein product MYMFSYFKDTDERLFLAESEDGYSWRDFAGGEAVFQSKLGSGLIRDPFILPDPKRGLYHLVWTDGWSSRSIGYARSADLLHWEEAKLIPVMETKPDTQNTWAPEIFFDTAAQAYRIIWSSTVRPGPRNHRIWSVTTADFVHFSEAKLFFDPGYNVIDACVIDREDHYFMLFKDERGVNEPGTDYKAIRSCRIAKEAGDRPAVTFVSELLTEPLTEGPALYAVEGPNGREWIMLVDGFQKLDYNAYRSSDLVRWESAGELVQLPSEARHGAVFIR
- a CDS encoding alpha/beta hydrolase → MTIDVLERNNVKVMGTGSKTIVFAHGFGCDQDMWRYMVPSFVDNYRIVLFDYVGSGKSQIHNYDTKKYNDLEGYAQDVLDVMETLDLRDAIFVGHSVSSMIGMLASIHDAKYFERIVMLGPSPRYVNDLPDYYGGFDKRDIEELLSMMEMNFIGWASYLAPIVMQNNERKELSEELEKSFCSRDPHIARQFAEVTFFSDCRVSLQHASVPTLILQCTDDSIAPVEVGDYLHAHLKNSVLRQMTATGHYPHLSQPDETSQMIKEYLASV
- a CDS encoding AraC family transcriptional regulator, coding for MKQQDTAIALAGPASFYTLETIERGGLPVSAPPVRHYANSYMLLFAAGGTGFIHIEGEAFDFGIGKCFLIHPDSMWSIELAAAYGDGAYYRLDFTIGAGHLGDQVTGGLLPHKNELVCTPFAKAMELVEQLYASRHDSGELRRFSRYVRFQELLLMLFSQNTEDTVANKKKASTEQQGLALSIQYIHEHYQDVLTVEGLSDMAGIERWKYARLFKGATGEGPLHYLNSIRIDQAKKWLLKGEDNLSEIALHTGFSNEYYFNRRFKQLVGISPGQYRRSHREQLRVVAPYLEDFIVALGMLPVAQYSHAKWGKQDYLALEQIPTFDEFSGDFSALSHYAPDFILLLDRYAQSQYTECRQISNTCVLSELSENWRTLLRTVADYFGRVGQAEQVIAEYEKKAKAARQTLRRSRQGETVAFLRISADSIYQYTDRGRGFAAAVLYGDLGLCPSPAVQLGPIPSKTVGSRMIKVTLEELALLSADHLFITFDKWHSQAEGEERRLLEQPEWRSLPAVQNSCVYEVDFLTWMNNGVISNSKKIDDILRALA
- a CDS encoding AraC family transcriptional regulator, which encodes MDWVLHMNAAIGYMEDHLADEIDYAEAAHIAGCSLYHFQRMFPYIMEVSLSEYIRRRRLSLAAFELQNSTIKVIDVALKYGYDSPEAFARAFQQLHGTTPTAARSAGTKLKAYPRLSFQISVKGAAAMNYRIEELGAFSVVGLSEQVRNSEVFETVPRLWAEAAQAGLFEKLWEIRAAEPGIRGILGVCADGGHGQNEFLNYILAIESEQEAPEAMVRREFSPSSWVVFEVEGGPDELAGIWKRLYTEWLPTSAYRLAELPAIECYLPPEENRNELWVAVEARA